In a single window of the Candidatus Deferrimicrobiaceae bacterium genome:
- a CDS encoding methyl-accepting chemotaxis protein, which yields MMKISLSWFGTDRRRARWSADLREAEGALRGLSEKTESEFLGIGAQLQDFHHRAGEITGMSSAIAGIVSAEGGPDGVGALQGLLDRMEAYLSHSAEEAVRVAAILSETGELLRGFDEPLAGFRKLTRILRILGISTKIESARLGGEVASGFETVADHVERLARMVEEKTLAIEAQKVSLANLIESRLASVLDLQRNQKGRGQQILAETRGSIAFLASTRGKCSEASGSIASRSEEVGRNIAEVVMSMQSHDITRQQLEHVSEAIADLARSPEGTADVCRLQSAHLAHAREELLSAVARIQENLRGIARNVADMSKDAKGLSGMLDRTGQSFLVDMQKKLGHVTASLGEAADSARELGVVMETVSGTSANMMRFVADVETFGSEIELIALNAAIKATRSETRVEALRVLAESIQMLSKDAHRHAGAVSKGLKAISGQTNLLRTAPSSEHGGAAGADASDLDEIGRALSWIMGHMQSANETLETSLRQLDGETASLSEDIERAVLGITAHEMVAAVIGAASETLDRIAAEAGKGHSAGIDSGSALHLRELAERYTMAQEREVHQAMSAGRSPAASAWAPPPAAFVPSGPNDGLPDPDSLGDNVELF from the coding sequence GTGATGAAAATATCCCTTTCATGGTTCGGGACCGATCGGCGGCGTGCCCGCTGGTCCGCCGACCTGCGCGAAGCCGAAGGTGCCCTCCGCGGTCTCTCGGAAAAGACCGAGTCGGAATTCCTCGGGATCGGCGCGCAGCTCCAGGATTTCCACCACCGGGCCGGCGAGATCACCGGGATGTCCTCCGCCATCGCCGGCATCGTATCCGCGGAAGGCGGTCCCGATGGCGTCGGGGCGCTCCAAGGTCTCCTCGACCGAATGGAGGCCTACCTGTCCCATTCCGCGGAGGAAGCCGTCCGTGTCGCCGCCATCCTTTCCGAAACGGGTGAATTGCTCCGAGGTTTCGACGAACCGCTTGCGGGATTCCGGAAGCTGACCCGAATCCTTCGCATCCTGGGCATTTCGACCAAGATCGAAAGCGCTCGGCTCGGCGGGGAAGTGGCGTCCGGATTCGAGACTGTCGCGGACCACGTCGAGCGGCTGGCCCGGATGGTCGAGGAGAAGACCCTCGCGATCGAAGCCCAGAAAGTGTCGCTTGCCAACCTGATCGAGAGCCGCCTCGCATCCGTCCTTGACCTGCAGAGAAACCAGAAGGGGAGAGGGCAGCAGATTCTCGCCGAGACGCGCGGCAGCATCGCATTCCTCGCATCGACGCGCGGCAAGTGCTCGGAGGCCTCCGGATCGATCGCTTCCCGGTCCGAAGAGGTCGGCCGGAACATTGCCGAGGTCGTGATGTCGATGCAGTCCCATGACATCACCCGGCAGCAGCTCGAGCACGTCTCCGAGGCGATCGCCGATCTCGCAAGATCGCCTGAAGGGACAGCTGACGTGTGCCGGCTTCAGTCCGCCCATCTCGCCCACGCCCGGGAGGAACTTCTTTCCGCGGTCGCCCGGATCCAGGAGAACCTTCGCGGAATCGCCCGGAATGTCGCCGACATGTCGAAGGATGCGAAAGGGCTGTCCGGCATGCTGGACCGGACCGGCCAATCCTTCCTGGTCGACATGCAAAAGAAGTTGGGGCACGTGACCGCATCGCTGGGGGAAGCAGCGGATTCCGCGCGGGAGCTCGGCGTCGTCATGGAGACCGTGTCGGGGACGTCGGCGAACATGATGCGCTTCGTGGCCGATGTCGAGACCTTCGGCTCCGAGATCGAGCTGATCGCGCTCAACGCCGCGATCAAGGCCACCCGTTCCGAAACGCGCGTCGAAGCCCTGCGCGTCCTGGCGGAATCGATCCAGATGCTCTCCAAGGATGCCCACCGGCATGCCGGCGCCGTCTCGAAAGGGTTGAAGGCGATATCCGGCCAGACGAATCTGCTCCGGACCGCACCGAGTTCCGAACACGGGGGGGCCGCGGGCGCCGATGCATCCGATCTCGACGAGATCGGGCGGGCCCTTTCCTGGATCATGGGCCACATGCAGTCGGCCAACGAGACGCTTGAGACGTCCCTCAGACAACTGGACGGAGAGACGGCTTCTCTTTCGGAAGACATCGAGCGGGCCGTGCTCGGGATCACGGCGCACGAAATGGTGGCCGCAGTGATCGGGGCGGCCTCCGAGACGCTGGACCGGATTGCCGCCGAGGCGGGAAAAGGGCACTCGGCAGGGATCGATTCCGGCAGCGCCCTGCACCTTCGGGAGCTCGCCGAGCGCTACACCATGGCGCAGGAGCGGGAGGTCCATCAGGCGATGTCGGCAGGCAGGTCGCCCGCCGCTTCCGCGTGGGCACCGCCGCCCGCCGCATTTGTGCCGTCGGGTCCGAACGACGGGTTGCCGGATCCCGATTCGCTCGGCGACAACGTCGAGCTTTTCTAG
- a CDS encoding STAS domain-containing protein — protein sequence MSYPQDGTPANVTFGGALTIGNAAAHRETMLDAFRSGGDARIRIEAAPEADLSFVQLLCSAHRTFAAAGRDLSIEGSLPGSLHRVAEDSGIGRFSCGSNDKDCVWKREGA from the coding sequence ATGTCGTATCCCCAGGACGGGACACCGGCGAACGTGACATTCGGCGGCGCCCTCACGATCGGCAATGCGGCGGCGCATCGGGAAACGATGCTGGATGCGTTCCGGTCCGGGGGGGATGCGCGCATCCGGATCGAGGCGGCGCCCGAGGCTGATCTGTCCTTCGTCCAGCTTCTCTGCTCCGCGCACCGGACCTTTGCCGCCGCGGGGCGGGATTTGTCGATCGAGGGGAGTTTGCCCGGTTCGCTTCACCGGGTGGCCGAGGATTCGGGAATCGGCCGGTTCAGCTGCGGTTCGAACGACAAGGATTGTGTCTGGAAAAGGGAGGGCGCGTGA
- a CDS encoding response regulator: MGKRILIVDDSASMRQMVGFTLRGAGYEVVEAVDGRDGVSKLGGGLFNMILTDLNMPNLDGLGLIRAVRSSASHKFVPVVMLTTESQDEKKQEGKAAGATGWIVKPFKPEQLLAVARKVLGG, encoded by the coding sequence ATGGGCAAGCGGATTCTGATCGTGGACGACTCGGCGAGCATGCGGCAGATGGTCGGCTTCACCCTCCGGGGGGCCGGGTACGAGGTGGTCGAGGCGGTGGACGGGCGCGACGGTGTCTCCAAGCTGGGCGGCGGTCTGTTCAACATGATCCTGACCGACCTGAACATGCCGAACCTCGACGGCCTGGGGCTGATCCGGGCGGTTCGTTCCTCCGCGTCCCACAAGTTCGTCCCCGTCGTCATGCTGACCACCGAATCGCAGGACGAAAAGAAGCAGGAAGGGAAGGCGGCCGGCGCCACGGGCTGGATCGTCAAGCCTTTCAAGCCGGAGCAGCTCCTGGCCGTCGCGCGGAAGGTGCTCGGCGGATGA
- a CDS encoding chemotaxis protein CheA, translating to MSEDHAAVFREEAFELLGELESSLLSLEESPEDSEIIGRVFRAMHTIKGSGAMFGFDAVAAFTHEVETVFDLVRKGEMAVTKPLVDATLAARDRIRIMLDISAGGESETERAETEALVARFRAMVPSAPGVAEEPKAEGLKRAAGEEKVTAEPAPELVTYRIRFRPPEDMFRRGSNPVSLLAELQELGDLRIVAMTDGIPPLEVVDPEKCYLSWDAVLTTGRGENAIRDVFIFVDEPGVLTIDVIDSSGNQPSEGDYKKLGDILMERGDLVEEKLRAALGKQKRLGELLVESGIVRPGQVRSALVEQKIVKEQREKRQAAENAASVRVPAGRLDVLVNLVGELVTVQARFSQAAAERSDSELVAVAEEVERLIADLRDNVMNIRMLPIGTSFAKFRRLLRDLSAELGKEIDLATEGEDTELDKTVIDKLNDPLVHIIRNSIDHGIELPSVRESAGKPRRGTIRLSAIHSGAHVLIRIEDDGAGLDKEAIRAKAAEKGLIPPGAQLSDKELFNLILLPGFSTAKKVSSVSGRGVGMDVVKQAIDVLRGTIDIASVRGQGSVITIKLPLTLAIIDGFLVSVGDGYFVLPLASVSECVELSHAETEGAHGRHIANVRGQIVPYIRLRDRFAIEGERPQIEHIVITEFDETRVGFVVDRVVGEHQTVIKSLGRIYSGIQGISGATILGDGTVALILDIQRIAREVEDEEVGLPDARTISAT from the coding sequence ATGAGCGAGGACCACGCCGCGGTCTTCCGGGAGGAAGCGTTCGAGCTTCTGGGCGAATTGGAGTCGTCGCTCCTGTCGCTCGAGGAATCGCCGGAGGATTCCGAGATCATCGGGCGCGTTTTCCGAGCCATGCACACGATCAAGGGCTCCGGCGCCATGTTCGGCTTCGACGCCGTCGCCGCGTTCACGCACGAGGTCGAGACCGTGTTCGACCTCGTGCGCAAGGGGGAGATGGCCGTCACGAAGCCGCTGGTCGACGCCACGCTGGCCGCGCGCGACCGGATCCGGATCATGCTGGACATTTCCGCGGGCGGGGAAAGCGAGACGGAACGTGCGGAAACGGAGGCGCTCGTCGCACGATTCAGGGCGATGGTTCCTTCTGCTCCCGGCGTGGCGGAGGAACCCAAGGCGGAGGGGCTCAAGCGGGCGGCGGGGGAGGAAAAGGTTACTGCGGAACCCGCGCCAGAGCTTGTGACCTATCGCATTCGCTTCCGCCCACCGGAGGACATGTTCCGGCGCGGGAGCAATCCGGTTTCGCTGCTGGCCGAACTCCAGGAACTGGGCGACCTTCGGATCGTGGCGATGACCGATGGGATTCCGCCGCTCGAGGTCGTCGACCCGGAAAAATGCTACCTGAGCTGGGACGCGGTCCTCACGACCGGCCGGGGCGAGAACGCGATCCGGGACGTATTCATCTTCGTCGACGAGCCGGGGGTGCTCACGATCGACGTCATCGATTCCAGCGGGAACCAGCCGTCGGAAGGCGACTACAAGAAGCTGGGCGACATCCTGATGGAGCGGGGCGATCTGGTCGAGGAAAAGCTGCGGGCGGCGCTCGGCAAGCAGAAGCGGCTCGGCGAGCTGCTCGTCGAGTCGGGAATCGTCAGGCCGGGGCAGGTCCGATCGGCGCTGGTCGAGCAGAAGATCGTCAAGGAGCAGCGGGAAAAGCGGCAGGCGGCCGAGAACGCCGCCAGCGTCCGGGTGCCGGCGGGACGTCTCGACGTGCTCGTCAACCTGGTGGGGGAGCTGGTCACGGTCCAGGCGCGTTTCAGCCAGGCCGCGGCGGAACGAAGCGATTCGGAGCTCGTCGCAGTGGCCGAGGAAGTCGAGCGGTTGATCGCCGACCTCCGGGACAACGTGATGAACATCCGGATGCTCCCGATCGGCACGTCGTTCGCCAAGTTCCGGCGGTTGCTGCGGGACCTGTCCGCGGAGCTCGGGAAAGAGATCGATCTGGCCACCGAGGGCGAGGATACCGAGCTCGACAAGACGGTCATCGACAAGCTGAACGATCCGCTCGTCCACATCATCCGCAATAGCATCGATCACGGGATCGAGCTGCCTTCCGTCCGCGAGTCGGCCGGGAAGCCCCGGCGTGGCACCATCCGTCTGTCCGCGATCCACTCGGGCGCGCACGTCCTCATCCGGATCGAGGACGACGGGGCGGGGCTCGACAAGGAGGCGATCCGGGCGAAGGCCGCCGAGAAAGGGCTGATCCCGCCGGGCGCGCAGCTGTCCGACAAGGAGCTGTTCAACCTGATCCTCTTGCCCGGCTTTTCCACCGCGAAGAAGGTCAGCAGCGTTTCGGGCCGCGGCGTCGGGATGGACGTCGTCAAGCAGGCGATCGATGTGCTGCGCGGCACGATCGACATCGCCAGCGTGCGGGGGCAGGGATCGGTCATCACGATCAAGCTGCCGCTGACGCTCGCCATCATCGACGGGTTCCTCGTGTCGGTCGGCGACGGGTATTTCGTCCTGCCGCTGGCCTCGGTCTCCGAGTGCGTCGAGCTATCCCATGCCGAAACCGAGGGCGCCCACGGTCGCCACATCGCCAACGTCCGGGGGCAGATCGTTCCCTATATCCGATTGCGCGACCGCTTCGCGATCGAAGGGGAACGCCCGCAGATCGAGCACATCGTCATCACCGAGTTCGACGAGACGCGCGTCGGCTTCGTCGTCGACCGCGTGGTCGGCGAGCACCAGACGGTGATCAAGTCGCTGGGACGAATCTACAGCGGCATCCAGGGCATATCCGGCGCCACGATCCTGGGAGACGGCACCGTCGCACTCATTCTCGACATCCAGCGGATCGCCCGGGAGGTCGAGGACGAAGAAGTCGGCCTACCAGACGCCCGCACGATATCCGCAACCTGA
- a CDS encoding MCP four helix bundle domain-containing protein, with protein sequence MRWYLDQKIGTKLLMGFCLVAVIAGVIGYVGITNIRKIEAADSSLYLETTVPLGEIGQISGWFHRMRTNTLEFMLADSAAGREDARKKIMDRRDDIAKAMDSFPKTLQTDEGKQRFAKFKEEIQAYYKAQDQIMSLSQAGKMAEAKALFNGEGKRARTAAQAEIDWFFDMKLKIAKQTADQNGALANKAVRFALGLTGIGFLLSIGLGLFISRLIGNPVREMAEAAGRMAKGDVDVSIAAKSRDEIGLLAEAFQGMIHNIQGAAVAAEKIAGGNLTVEIVAKSDKDVLANSLIRVVASLRSLVAESEQLTKAAVEGKLDTRADLSKFQGGYQEIIGGVNKTLDAVIGPLNVAAEYVERIAKGDIPPKITDTYQGDFNEIKNNLNACIDGMGGLVEANGILQRMAVNDYTKKVEGNYQGIFAEVANATNLVRERVKHVVEICENIAEGNFTEDLIACRKLGRRSDNDNLVPSIVKMMTAIDTLVNDMNLLAQAAVDGKLDSRADAGKHHGDYGRIVKGINDTLDAVIGPLNVAAEYVERISKGDLPPKISDQYNGDFNEIKNNLNVLIESMDKVTNVAQEISKGNLMVDVRERSGEDELMKAIKQMVARLTEVVGDVKSASDNVASGSQNMSATSEQMSKGATQQAAAAEEASSSMEQMASNIKQNADNANQTEKIAIKASEDAREGGQAVAETVNAMREIATKISIIEEIARQTNMLALNAAIEAARAGEHGKGFAVVASEVRKLAERSQAAAGEISTLSSSSVEVAEKAGTMLAAIIPDIQKTAELVQEISSASNEQNSGAEQINKAIQQLDQVIQQNAGAAEEMASTAEELSSQAEQLLSTISFFRIGGNAGTRSNMLPEARPASRAIPSGHVPMKGITPKAMRPNGHATPGNGGANGFALDLGDGGHDKLDAEFERY encoded by the coding sequence ATGAGATGGTACCTGGACCAGAAGATCGGCACCAAGCTTCTGATGGGCTTCTGCCTGGTGGCGGTGATCGCGGGAGTGATCGGCTACGTGGGCATCACGAATATCCGGAAGATCGAAGCAGCGGATTCCTCCCTGTACCTGGAGACGACCGTGCCGCTCGGAGAGATCGGTCAGATTTCGGGATGGTTCCACAGGATGCGAACGAACACGCTTGAATTCATGCTGGCGGACAGCGCGGCGGGCCGCGAGGATGCCAGGAAAAAGATCATGGACAGGCGTGACGACATCGCCAAGGCCATGGACTCCTTTCCCAAAACGCTCCAGACAGACGAGGGAAAGCAGAGATTCGCCAAGTTCAAGGAAGAGATCCAGGCCTACTACAAGGCGCAGGACCAGATCATGTCGCTCTCGCAGGCGGGAAAGATGGCCGAAGCGAAGGCGCTCTTCAATGGCGAGGGGAAACGCGCGCGGACCGCGGCCCAGGCCGAGATCGACTGGTTCTTCGACATGAAGCTCAAGATCGCAAAGCAGACGGCCGACCAGAATGGCGCCCTTGCGAACAAGGCGGTCAGGTTCGCCTTGGGGCTGACCGGCATCGGATTCCTCCTGTCGATCGGCCTCGGCCTGTTCATCAGCCGGCTGATCGGCAACCCGGTGCGCGAGATGGCGGAGGCGGCGGGCCGGATGGCGAAGGGCGACGTGGACGTGTCGATCGCGGCGAAGTCGCGTGACGAGATCGGGCTGCTTGCCGAGGCGTTCCAGGGGATGATCCATAACATCCAGGGGGCTGCTGTGGCCGCCGAGAAGATCGCGGGAGGCAACCTGACGGTCGAAATCGTGGCGAAGTCCGACAAGGACGTCCTCGCCAACAGCCTGATCCGGGTCGTCGCCTCGCTGCGTAGCCTCGTGGCCGAATCGGAGCAGCTGACGAAAGCCGCGGTCGAAGGGAAGCTCGACACGCGGGCCGACCTTTCGAAGTTCCAGGGAGGCTACCAGGAGATCATCGGGGGGGTCAACAAGACGCTGGACGCGGTGATCGGGCCGCTGAACGTTGCGGCCGAATACGTCGAGCGGATCGCGAAGGGCGACATCCCGCCGAAGATCACCGACACCTACCAAGGCGATTTCAACGAGATCAAGAACAACCTGAACGCATGCATCGACGGCATGGGCGGCCTCGTCGAAGCCAACGGCATCCTGCAGCGGATGGCGGTGAACGATTACACCAAGAAGGTCGAAGGAAATTATCAGGGCATCTTCGCCGAAGTCGCGAACGCGACGAACCTGGTGCGCGAGCGGGTGAAGCACGTGGTCGAGATCTGCGAAAACATCGCCGAGGGCAATTTCACGGAGGACCTGATCGCGTGCCGCAAGCTCGGCAGGCGTTCGGATAACGACAACCTGGTCCCGTCAATCGTGAAGATGATGACGGCGATCGACACGCTCGTCAACGACATGAACCTGCTCGCACAGGCCGCGGTGGACGGCAAACTCGACAGCCGGGCGGACGCCGGCAAGCATCACGGCGATTACGGCCGCATCGTGAAGGGGATCAACGACACGCTCGACGCGGTCATCGGGCCGCTGAATGTCGCGGCAGAGTACGTCGAGCGGATCTCGAAGGGCGACCTGCCGCCGAAGATCAGCGATCAGTACAACGGCGATTTCAACGAGATCAAAAACAACCTGAACGTCCTGATCGAGTCGATGGATAAGGTGACGAACGTCGCGCAGGAGATCTCGAAGGGCAACCTGATGGTCGACGTCCGGGAGCGGTCCGGAGAGGACGAGCTGATGAAGGCGATCAAGCAGATGGTTGCCCGGCTGACCGAGGTGGTCGGCGACGTCAAGTCGGCTTCCGACAACGTCGCATCCGGCAGCCAGAACATGAGCGCGACCTCGGAGCAGATGTCGAAGGGGGCCACGCAGCAGGCGGCCGCAGCCGAGGAAGCGTCCTCCTCGATGGAGCAGATGGCCTCCAACATCAAGCAGAACGCCGACAACGCGAACCAGACCGAGAAGATCGCGATCAAGGCTTCGGAAGATGCCCGCGAGGGCGGGCAGGCCGTCGCCGAGACGGTCAACGCGATGCGCGAGATCGCGACCAAGATCTCGATCATCGAGGAGATCGCGCGGCAGACCAACATGCTGGCGCTGAACGCCGCGATCGAAGCGGCCCGGGCGGGCGAGCACGGCAAGGGCTTCGCGGTCGTGGCCTCCGAGGTCCGGAAGCTGGCCGAACGCAGTCAGGCGGCGGCGGGCGAGATCAGCACCCTGTCCTCCTCCAGCGTCGAGGTCGCCGAGAAGGCCGGGACGATGCTGGCCGCGATCATTCCCGACATCCAGAAGACCGCAGAGCTGGTCCAGGAAATCTCGTCGGCGAGCAACGAGCAGAACAGCGGCGCCGAGCAGATCAACAAGGCGATCCAGCAGCTCGATCAGGTCATCCAGCAAAATGCCGGGGCGGCCGAGGAAATGGCCTCCACGGCCGAGGAACTGTCCTCCCAGGCGGAACAGCTGCTCTCCACCATCTCCTTCTTCCGGATCGGCGGGAACGCCGGAACCCGAAGCAATATGCTGCCCGAGGCGCGACCGGCGTCCAGGGCGATTCCCAGCGGGCACGTCCCGATGAAGGGCATCACCCCGAAGGCGATGCGCCCCAACGGCCATGCAACCCCGGGAAACGGGGGCGCCAACGGTTTTGCGCTCGACCTCGGCGACGGGGGACACGACAAGCTCGACGCCGAATTCGAACGTTATTAA